From Cannabis sativa cultivar Pink pepper isolate KNU-18-1 chromosome 8, ASM2916894v1, whole genome shotgun sequence, a single genomic window includes:
- the LOC115698952 gene encoding uncharacterized protein LOC115698952 isoform X2: protein MAADQWRKRLHSTNIAGCYGREQHRAKRKNTGLPQYDSNIRSHISLEWDGNHKRVIARKEQIGINWRDLKPFLGSSPHGSNIVADVCAVPPEIYELENIKEVLSYEAWETCLSESERNHLMQFLPRDQEAEQVLKALLAGDNLHFGSPFLNWGASLCSGDLHPDAIRQRDQHLRKEKKAYYAELHKYHNNMIESLVKLKERFHNSKDPEKEIVQKIQRSKNQMDRRISVSANDSRFRVLEGNVAASSDSCSWAADEKACSSDNQNSFLVKGADHKNRVHKKGSLNGRSPSIVSDDVLDVGTKFKKGDKQQHQNVLSNDGAMYMSYFKISKKQHDIVKNMKQSGKSIQSRSLNRVLGNLNSFNVQPYEVFIQEEQKKLREYWIQLATKALPAAFANWKDLHTQRSQMRMSLEQELNEKLKMVTEDDEDGGSHESALQDHIETVCIAEDHVSTVEHDEKSLSGSPEKQSQENFVSGDVNSTDSDSEEHTVSKSDPVILDPSEYSGAVNTADVAVSEGVQVSCNDDVWPAGNISHSYYDSTANHEYTSDEGLPIAHPKTNDEQQTHLIDLESNLEVEETEKDMVHRQPEAEGISFRQSDDGSFGSYSNQHRNELFPSVFKGQGVLSYHHQQKQSTGLDFQSPNSMLVEDDQFAGHFQEQSHPSLPVEQRQKRENDVYEQQQRNLSANMFPDGGRFLIPRQEQLAPVHMHDWAVNRVPIPPPPIQTNLNVGVLQNWFPGEHRARGGWTMSGGSSVPSQSMGSVSGGDQSLFSVLSQCNQIRSSSPYHHHSMPNSNQFIPSRTYEMMGRATPVINNIPPQSSHSLDYMSGREAATSSLIPDDMGWIGLPPPHQSSSLQDPMGKPYLRSWNQ from the exons ATGGCAGCCGATCAGTGGAGAAAACGCTTGCATAGTACCAATATTGCGGGCTGCTATGGAAGGGAGCAGCATCGAGCAAAACGGAAGAATACAGGGTTGCCTCAGTATGATTCAAACATAAGATCTCATATTTCTCTTGAGTGGGATGGAAATCACAAAAGAGTCATTgccagaaaagaacaaattgGCATAAATTGGAGAGACTTGAAGCCATTTTTAGGTTCTTCTCCTCACGGCTCAAACATTGTTGCTGATGTTTGTGCTGTTCCTCCGGAAATTTATGAATTAGAAAACATTAAAGAGGTGCTCTCCTATGAG GCCTGGGAGACTTGTCTCTCGGAAAGTGAGAGAAATCATCTTATGCAGTTTCTTCCAAGAGATCAAGAGGCTGAGCAAGTTTTGAAAGCATTGCTAGCTGGGGATAACCTTCATTTTGGAAGCCCTTTTCTCAACTG GGGTGCTTCACTTTGCTCTGGTGATCTTCATCCTGATGCAATTCGTCAGCGAGATCAGCATTTGAGGAAAGAAAAGAAAGCATATTATGCTGAGCTGCATAAATATCACAATAA TATGATTGAATCTCTGGTGAAGCTGAAGGAGAGGTTTCACAACTCTAAAGATCCAGAGAAGGAAATTGTGCAAAAGATACAAAG ATCAAAAAATCAAATGGACAGAAGAATTTCAGTATCTGCAAATGACTCTAGATTTCGTGTTCTTGAGGGAAATGTTGCTGCTTCATCTGATTCGTGTTCTTGGGCTGCGGATGAGAAAGCATGCAGCAGTGACAACCAGAATTCTTTCCTGGTTAAAGGTGCAGACCATAAGAACAG GGTGCATAAGAAAGGCTCTCTTAATGGTCGAAGCCCATCGATTGTTTCAGATGATGTCCTTGATGTtggaacaaaatttaaaaaaggagACAAGCAGCAACATCAGAATGTCCTTTCAAATGACGGTGCTATGTATATGTCATATTTTAAG ATTAGCAAGAAGCAACATGACATTGTTAAGAACATGAAGCAGTCTGGCAAAAGCATCCAGTCTAGGTCTCTGAACCGAGTTCTAGGTAACCTTAATAGTTTTAATGTACAACCATACGAGGTGTTTATTCAAGAAGAACAGAAGAAGTTGCGTGAATATTG GATACAATTAGCAACTAAAGCTCTCCCAGCAGCATTTGCAAATTGGAAAGACTTACATACCCAGAGAAGCCAAATGAGGATGTCTTTGGAACAAGAACTGaatgaaaaattgaaaatgGTGACAGAG GATGACGAGGATGGTGGGAGTCATGAGTCTGCTCTTCAGGATCATATAGAAACAGTCTGTATTGCAGAAGACCACGTCTCAACAGTGGAGCATGATGAAAAGTCTCTATCTGGCTCCCCAGAGAAACAGTCTCAAGAGAACTTTGTATCTGGTGACGTAAACTCCACTGATAGTGATTCTGAAGAACATACTGTCTCTAAATCGGATCCTGTTATTTTGGATCCGTCCGAGTACTCAGGAGCTGTGAACACTGCTGATGTTGCCGTCAGTGAGGGAGTACAGGTATCCTGTAATGATGATGTCTGGCCTGCAGGTAACATCTCGCATTCCTACTACGATTCTACAGCGAACCATGAGTACACATCCGATGAGGGATTGCCAATTGCACATCCCAAAACAAATGATGAGCAACAAACACACTTGATTGATCTGGAGTCCAACTTAGAAGTGGAAGAGACGGAAAAAGATATGGTGCATAGACAACCTGAGGCTGAGGGTATATCCTTTAGACAATCAGATGATGGTTCCTTTGGTTCTTACTCTAACCAACATCGGAATGAGTTGTTTCCATCTGTTTTTAAGGGTCAGGGGGTGTTATCCTACCATCATCAACAGAAACAATCGACGGGGTTGGATTTCCAGTCACCGAACAGTATGCTCGTGGAAGATGATCAGTTTGCGGGACATTTTCAGGAGCAGTCACATCCATCACTGCCAGTGGAACAGAGGCAAAAGAGAGAGAATGATGTTTACGAACAACAACAACGGAACCTATCTGCCAACATGTTTCCTGATGGAGGTAGATTCTTAATCCCAAGGCAAGAGCAGTTGGCACCGGTCCATATGCATGATTGGGCTGTCAATAGAGTCCCGATACCGCCACCGCCTATCCAGACTAATTTAAATGTTGGAGTTTTACAGAACTGGTTTCCTGGTGAGCATCGAGCTCGTGGTGGATGGACCATGTCAGGTGGTTCTAGTGTTCCCAGTCAGAGCATGGGGAGTGTGAGCGGAGGAGATCAGAGTCTATTCAGCGTCCTATCTCAGTGCAACCAAATCCGTTCAAGCAGCCCATATCATCATCATTCAATGCCCAACTCGAACCAATTCATCCCATCAAGAACCTACGAAATGATGGGAAGGGCAACTCCTGTTATAAACAATATCCCACCGCAATCAAGTCATTCACTCGACTATATGAGCGGGCGTGAAGCTGCCACTTCGTCCTTGATCCCCGATGATAtgggatggattggcttgccACCACCACATCAGAGCTCAAGTTTACAAGATCCAATGGGAAAACCATACTTGAGATCATGGAACCAATAA
- the LOC115698952 gene encoding uncharacterized protein LOC115698952 isoform X1, translating to MAADQWRKRLHSTNIAGCYGREQHRAKRKNTGLPQYDSNIRSHISLEWDGNHKRVIARKEQIGINWRDLKPFLGSSPHGSNIVADVCAVPPEIYELENIKEVLSYEAWETCLSESERNHLMQFLPRDQEAEQVLKALLAGDNLHFGSPFLNWGASLCSGDLHPDAIRQRDQHLRKEKKAYYAELHKYHNNLLKCFDACGSMIESLVKLKERFHNSKDPEKEIVQKIQRSKNQMDRRISVSANDSRFRVLEGNVAASSDSCSWAADEKACSSDNQNSFLVKGADHKNRVHKKGSLNGRSPSIVSDDVLDVGTKFKKGDKQQHQNVLSNDGAMYMSYFKISKKQHDIVKNMKQSGKSIQSRSLNRVLGNLNSFNVQPYEVFIQEEQKKLREYWIQLATKALPAAFANWKDLHTQRSQMRMSLEQELNEKLKMVTEDDEDGGSHESALQDHIETVCIAEDHVSTVEHDEKSLSGSPEKQSQENFVSGDVNSTDSDSEEHTVSKSDPVILDPSEYSGAVNTADVAVSEGVQVSCNDDVWPAGNISHSYYDSTANHEYTSDEGLPIAHPKTNDEQQTHLIDLESNLEVEETEKDMVHRQPEAEGISFRQSDDGSFGSYSNQHRNELFPSVFKGQGVLSYHHQQKQSTGLDFQSPNSMLVEDDQFAGHFQEQSHPSLPVEQRQKRENDVYEQQQRNLSANMFPDGGRFLIPRQEQLAPVHMHDWAVNRVPIPPPPIQTNLNVGVLQNWFPGEHRARGGWTMSGGSSVPSQSMGSVSGGDQSLFSVLSQCNQIRSSSPYHHHSMPNSNQFIPSRTYEMMGRATPVINNIPPQSSHSLDYMSGREAATSSLIPDDMGWIGLPPPHQSSSLQDPMGKPYLRSWNQ from the exons ATGGCAGCCGATCAGTGGAGAAAACGCTTGCATAGTACCAATATTGCGGGCTGCTATGGAAGGGAGCAGCATCGAGCAAAACGGAAGAATACAGGGTTGCCTCAGTATGATTCAAACATAAGATCTCATATTTCTCTTGAGTGGGATGGAAATCACAAAAGAGTCATTgccagaaaagaacaaattgGCATAAATTGGAGAGACTTGAAGCCATTTTTAGGTTCTTCTCCTCACGGCTCAAACATTGTTGCTGATGTTTGTGCTGTTCCTCCGGAAATTTATGAATTAGAAAACATTAAAGAGGTGCTCTCCTATGAG GCCTGGGAGACTTGTCTCTCGGAAAGTGAGAGAAATCATCTTATGCAGTTTCTTCCAAGAGATCAAGAGGCTGAGCAAGTTTTGAAAGCATTGCTAGCTGGGGATAACCTTCATTTTGGAAGCCCTTTTCTCAACTG GGGTGCTTCACTTTGCTCTGGTGATCTTCATCCTGATGCAATTCGTCAGCGAGATCAGCATTTGAGGAAAGAAAAGAAAGCATATTATGCTGAGCTGCATAAATATCACAATAA CCTTTTGAAATGTTTCGATGCATGTGGTAGTATGATTGAATCTCTGGTGAAGCTGAAGGAGAGGTTTCACAACTCTAAAGATCCAGAGAAGGAAATTGTGCAAAAGATACAAAG ATCAAAAAATCAAATGGACAGAAGAATTTCAGTATCTGCAAATGACTCTAGATTTCGTGTTCTTGAGGGAAATGTTGCTGCTTCATCTGATTCGTGTTCTTGGGCTGCGGATGAGAAAGCATGCAGCAGTGACAACCAGAATTCTTTCCTGGTTAAAGGTGCAGACCATAAGAACAG GGTGCATAAGAAAGGCTCTCTTAATGGTCGAAGCCCATCGATTGTTTCAGATGATGTCCTTGATGTtggaacaaaatttaaaaaaggagACAAGCAGCAACATCAGAATGTCCTTTCAAATGACGGTGCTATGTATATGTCATATTTTAAG ATTAGCAAGAAGCAACATGACATTGTTAAGAACATGAAGCAGTCTGGCAAAAGCATCCAGTCTAGGTCTCTGAACCGAGTTCTAGGTAACCTTAATAGTTTTAATGTACAACCATACGAGGTGTTTATTCAAGAAGAACAGAAGAAGTTGCGTGAATATTG GATACAATTAGCAACTAAAGCTCTCCCAGCAGCATTTGCAAATTGGAAAGACTTACATACCCAGAGAAGCCAAATGAGGATGTCTTTGGAACAAGAACTGaatgaaaaattgaaaatgGTGACAGAG GATGACGAGGATGGTGGGAGTCATGAGTCTGCTCTTCAGGATCATATAGAAACAGTCTGTATTGCAGAAGACCACGTCTCAACAGTGGAGCATGATGAAAAGTCTCTATCTGGCTCCCCAGAGAAACAGTCTCAAGAGAACTTTGTATCTGGTGACGTAAACTCCACTGATAGTGATTCTGAAGAACATACTGTCTCTAAATCGGATCCTGTTATTTTGGATCCGTCCGAGTACTCAGGAGCTGTGAACACTGCTGATGTTGCCGTCAGTGAGGGAGTACAGGTATCCTGTAATGATGATGTCTGGCCTGCAGGTAACATCTCGCATTCCTACTACGATTCTACAGCGAACCATGAGTACACATCCGATGAGGGATTGCCAATTGCACATCCCAAAACAAATGATGAGCAACAAACACACTTGATTGATCTGGAGTCCAACTTAGAAGTGGAAGAGACGGAAAAAGATATGGTGCATAGACAACCTGAGGCTGAGGGTATATCCTTTAGACAATCAGATGATGGTTCCTTTGGTTCTTACTCTAACCAACATCGGAATGAGTTGTTTCCATCTGTTTTTAAGGGTCAGGGGGTGTTATCCTACCATCATCAACAGAAACAATCGACGGGGTTGGATTTCCAGTCACCGAACAGTATGCTCGTGGAAGATGATCAGTTTGCGGGACATTTTCAGGAGCAGTCACATCCATCACTGCCAGTGGAACAGAGGCAAAAGAGAGAGAATGATGTTTACGAACAACAACAACGGAACCTATCTGCCAACATGTTTCCTGATGGAGGTAGATTCTTAATCCCAAGGCAAGAGCAGTTGGCACCGGTCCATATGCATGATTGGGCTGTCAATAGAGTCCCGATACCGCCACCGCCTATCCAGACTAATTTAAATGTTGGAGTTTTACAGAACTGGTTTCCTGGTGAGCATCGAGCTCGTGGTGGATGGACCATGTCAGGTGGTTCTAGTGTTCCCAGTCAGAGCATGGGGAGTGTGAGCGGAGGAGATCAGAGTCTATTCAGCGTCCTATCTCAGTGCAACCAAATCCGTTCAAGCAGCCCATATCATCATCATTCAATGCCCAACTCGAACCAATTCATCCCATCAAGAACCTACGAAATGATGGGAAGGGCAACTCCTGTTATAAACAATATCCCACCGCAATCAAGTCATTCACTCGACTATATGAGCGGGCGTGAAGCTGCCACTTCGTCCTTGATCCCCGATGATAtgggatggattggcttgccACCACCACATCAGAGCTCAAGTTTACAAGATCCAATGGGAAAACCATACTTGAGATCATGGAACCAATAA
- the LOC115698952 gene encoding uncharacterized protein LOC115698952 isoform X3 codes for MTIFYWEITATFSGQATIQRLDRWGASLCSGDLHPDAIRQRDQHLRKEKKAYYAELHKYHNNLLKCFDACGSMIESLVKLKERFHNSKDPEKEIVQKIQRSKNQMDRRISVSANDSRFRVLEGNVAASSDSCSWAADEKACSSDNQNSFLVKGADHKNRVHKKGSLNGRSPSIVSDDVLDVGTKFKKGDKQQHQNVLSNDGAMYMSYFKISKKQHDIVKNMKQSGKSIQSRSLNRVLGNLNSFNVQPYEVFIQEEQKKLREYWIQLATKALPAAFANWKDLHTQRSQMRMSLEQELNEKLKMVTEDDEDGGSHESALQDHIETVCIAEDHVSTVEHDEKSLSGSPEKQSQENFVSGDVNSTDSDSEEHTVSKSDPVILDPSEYSGAVNTADVAVSEGVQVSCNDDVWPAGNISHSYYDSTANHEYTSDEGLPIAHPKTNDEQQTHLIDLESNLEVEETEKDMVHRQPEAEGISFRQSDDGSFGSYSNQHRNELFPSVFKGQGVLSYHHQQKQSTGLDFQSPNSMLVEDDQFAGHFQEQSHPSLPVEQRQKRENDVYEQQQRNLSANMFPDGGRFLIPRQEQLAPVHMHDWAVNRVPIPPPPIQTNLNVGVLQNWFPGEHRARGGWTMSGGSSVPSQSMGSVSGGDQSLFSVLSQCNQIRSSSPYHHHSMPNSNQFIPSRTYEMMGRATPVINNIPPQSSHSLDYMSGREAATSSLIPDDMGWIGLPPPHQSSSLQDPMGKPYLRSWNQ; via the exons ATGACAATTTTTTATTGGGAAATTACTGCTACGTTCTCTGGTCAAGCTACAATACAGAGACTGGATCGATG GGGTGCTTCACTTTGCTCTGGTGATCTTCATCCTGATGCAATTCGTCAGCGAGATCAGCATTTGAGGAAAGAAAAGAAAGCATATTATGCTGAGCTGCATAAATATCACAATAA CCTTTTGAAATGTTTCGATGCATGTGGTAGTATGATTGAATCTCTGGTGAAGCTGAAGGAGAGGTTTCACAACTCTAAAGATCCAGAGAAGGAAATTGTGCAAAAGATACAAAG ATCAAAAAATCAAATGGACAGAAGAATTTCAGTATCTGCAAATGACTCTAGATTTCGTGTTCTTGAGGGAAATGTTGCTGCTTCATCTGATTCGTGTTCTTGGGCTGCGGATGAGAAAGCATGCAGCAGTGACAACCAGAATTCTTTCCTGGTTAAAGGTGCAGACCATAAGAACAG GGTGCATAAGAAAGGCTCTCTTAATGGTCGAAGCCCATCGATTGTTTCAGATGATGTCCTTGATGTtggaacaaaatttaaaaaaggagACAAGCAGCAACATCAGAATGTCCTTTCAAATGACGGTGCTATGTATATGTCATATTTTAAG ATTAGCAAGAAGCAACATGACATTGTTAAGAACATGAAGCAGTCTGGCAAAAGCATCCAGTCTAGGTCTCTGAACCGAGTTCTAGGTAACCTTAATAGTTTTAATGTACAACCATACGAGGTGTTTATTCAAGAAGAACAGAAGAAGTTGCGTGAATATTG GATACAATTAGCAACTAAAGCTCTCCCAGCAGCATTTGCAAATTGGAAAGACTTACATACCCAGAGAAGCCAAATGAGGATGTCTTTGGAACAAGAACTGaatgaaaaattgaaaatgGTGACAGAG GATGACGAGGATGGTGGGAGTCATGAGTCTGCTCTTCAGGATCATATAGAAACAGTCTGTATTGCAGAAGACCACGTCTCAACAGTGGAGCATGATGAAAAGTCTCTATCTGGCTCCCCAGAGAAACAGTCTCAAGAGAACTTTGTATCTGGTGACGTAAACTCCACTGATAGTGATTCTGAAGAACATACTGTCTCTAAATCGGATCCTGTTATTTTGGATCCGTCCGAGTACTCAGGAGCTGTGAACACTGCTGATGTTGCCGTCAGTGAGGGAGTACAGGTATCCTGTAATGATGATGTCTGGCCTGCAGGTAACATCTCGCATTCCTACTACGATTCTACAGCGAACCATGAGTACACATCCGATGAGGGATTGCCAATTGCACATCCCAAAACAAATGATGAGCAACAAACACACTTGATTGATCTGGAGTCCAACTTAGAAGTGGAAGAGACGGAAAAAGATATGGTGCATAGACAACCTGAGGCTGAGGGTATATCCTTTAGACAATCAGATGATGGTTCCTTTGGTTCTTACTCTAACCAACATCGGAATGAGTTGTTTCCATCTGTTTTTAAGGGTCAGGGGGTGTTATCCTACCATCATCAACAGAAACAATCGACGGGGTTGGATTTCCAGTCACCGAACAGTATGCTCGTGGAAGATGATCAGTTTGCGGGACATTTTCAGGAGCAGTCACATCCATCACTGCCAGTGGAACAGAGGCAAAAGAGAGAGAATGATGTTTACGAACAACAACAACGGAACCTATCTGCCAACATGTTTCCTGATGGAGGTAGATTCTTAATCCCAAGGCAAGAGCAGTTGGCACCGGTCCATATGCATGATTGGGCTGTCAATAGAGTCCCGATACCGCCACCGCCTATCCAGACTAATTTAAATGTTGGAGTTTTACAGAACTGGTTTCCTGGTGAGCATCGAGCTCGTGGTGGATGGACCATGTCAGGTGGTTCTAGTGTTCCCAGTCAGAGCATGGGGAGTGTGAGCGGAGGAGATCAGAGTCTATTCAGCGTCCTATCTCAGTGCAACCAAATCCGTTCAAGCAGCCCATATCATCATCATTCAATGCCCAACTCGAACCAATTCATCCCATCAAGAACCTACGAAATGATGGGAAGGGCAACTCCTGTTATAAACAATATCCCACCGCAATCAAGTCATTCACTCGACTATATGAGCGGGCGTGAAGCTGCCACTTCGTCCTTGATCCCCGATGATAtgggatggattggcttgccACCACCACATCAGAGCTCAAGTTTACAAGATCCAATGGGAAAACCATACTTGAGATCATGGAACCAATAA
- the LOC115698952 gene encoding uncharacterized protein LOC115698952 isoform X4, which translates to MTIFYWEITATFSGQATIQRLDRWGASLCSGDLHPDAIRQRDQHLRKEKKAYYAELHKYHNNMIESLVKLKERFHNSKDPEKEIVQKIQRSKNQMDRRISVSANDSRFRVLEGNVAASSDSCSWAADEKACSSDNQNSFLVKGADHKNRVHKKGSLNGRSPSIVSDDVLDVGTKFKKGDKQQHQNVLSNDGAMYMSYFKISKKQHDIVKNMKQSGKSIQSRSLNRVLGNLNSFNVQPYEVFIQEEQKKLREYWIQLATKALPAAFANWKDLHTQRSQMRMSLEQELNEKLKMVTEDDEDGGSHESALQDHIETVCIAEDHVSTVEHDEKSLSGSPEKQSQENFVSGDVNSTDSDSEEHTVSKSDPVILDPSEYSGAVNTADVAVSEGVQVSCNDDVWPAGNISHSYYDSTANHEYTSDEGLPIAHPKTNDEQQTHLIDLESNLEVEETEKDMVHRQPEAEGISFRQSDDGSFGSYSNQHRNELFPSVFKGQGVLSYHHQQKQSTGLDFQSPNSMLVEDDQFAGHFQEQSHPSLPVEQRQKRENDVYEQQQRNLSANMFPDGGRFLIPRQEQLAPVHMHDWAVNRVPIPPPPIQTNLNVGVLQNWFPGEHRARGGWTMSGGSSVPSQSMGSVSGGDQSLFSVLSQCNQIRSSSPYHHHSMPNSNQFIPSRTYEMMGRATPVINNIPPQSSHSLDYMSGREAATSSLIPDDMGWIGLPPPHQSSSLQDPMGKPYLRSWNQ; encoded by the exons ATGACAATTTTTTATTGGGAAATTACTGCTACGTTCTCTGGTCAAGCTACAATACAGAGACTGGATCGATG GGGTGCTTCACTTTGCTCTGGTGATCTTCATCCTGATGCAATTCGTCAGCGAGATCAGCATTTGAGGAAAGAAAAGAAAGCATATTATGCTGAGCTGCATAAATATCACAATAA TATGATTGAATCTCTGGTGAAGCTGAAGGAGAGGTTTCACAACTCTAAAGATCCAGAGAAGGAAATTGTGCAAAAGATACAAAG ATCAAAAAATCAAATGGACAGAAGAATTTCAGTATCTGCAAATGACTCTAGATTTCGTGTTCTTGAGGGAAATGTTGCTGCTTCATCTGATTCGTGTTCTTGGGCTGCGGATGAGAAAGCATGCAGCAGTGACAACCAGAATTCTTTCCTGGTTAAAGGTGCAGACCATAAGAACAG GGTGCATAAGAAAGGCTCTCTTAATGGTCGAAGCCCATCGATTGTTTCAGATGATGTCCTTGATGTtggaacaaaatttaaaaaaggagACAAGCAGCAACATCAGAATGTCCTTTCAAATGACGGTGCTATGTATATGTCATATTTTAAG ATTAGCAAGAAGCAACATGACATTGTTAAGAACATGAAGCAGTCTGGCAAAAGCATCCAGTCTAGGTCTCTGAACCGAGTTCTAGGTAACCTTAATAGTTTTAATGTACAACCATACGAGGTGTTTATTCAAGAAGAACAGAAGAAGTTGCGTGAATATTG GATACAATTAGCAACTAAAGCTCTCCCAGCAGCATTTGCAAATTGGAAAGACTTACATACCCAGAGAAGCCAAATGAGGATGTCTTTGGAACAAGAACTGaatgaaaaattgaaaatgGTGACAGAG GATGACGAGGATGGTGGGAGTCATGAGTCTGCTCTTCAGGATCATATAGAAACAGTCTGTATTGCAGAAGACCACGTCTCAACAGTGGAGCATGATGAAAAGTCTCTATCTGGCTCCCCAGAGAAACAGTCTCAAGAGAACTTTGTATCTGGTGACGTAAACTCCACTGATAGTGATTCTGAAGAACATACTGTCTCTAAATCGGATCCTGTTATTTTGGATCCGTCCGAGTACTCAGGAGCTGTGAACACTGCTGATGTTGCCGTCAGTGAGGGAGTACAGGTATCCTGTAATGATGATGTCTGGCCTGCAGGTAACATCTCGCATTCCTACTACGATTCTACAGCGAACCATGAGTACACATCCGATGAGGGATTGCCAATTGCACATCCCAAAACAAATGATGAGCAACAAACACACTTGATTGATCTGGAGTCCAACTTAGAAGTGGAAGAGACGGAAAAAGATATGGTGCATAGACAACCTGAGGCTGAGGGTATATCCTTTAGACAATCAGATGATGGTTCCTTTGGTTCTTACTCTAACCAACATCGGAATGAGTTGTTTCCATCTGTTTTTAAGGGTCAGGGGGTGTTATCCTACCATCATCAACAGAAACAATCGACGGGGTTGGATTTCCAGTCACCGAACAGTATGCTCGTGGAAGATGATCAGTTTGCGGGACATTTTCAGGAGCAGTCACATCCATCACTGCCAGTGGAACAGAGGCAAAAGAGAGAGAATGATGTTTACGAACAACAACAACGGAACCTATCTGCCAACATGTTTCCTGATGGAGGTAGATTCTTAATCCCAAGGCAAGAGCAGTTGGCACCGGTCCATATGCATGATTGGGCTGTCAATAGAGTCCCGATACCGCCACCGCCTATCCAGACTAATTTAAATGTTGGAGTTTTACAGAACTGGTTTCCTGGTGAGCATCGAGCTCGTGGTGGATGGACCATGTCAGGTGGTTCTAGTGTTCCCAGTCAGAGCATGGGGAGTGTGAGCGGAGGAGATCAGAGTCTATTCAGCGTCCTATCTCAGTGCAACCAAATCCGTTCAAGCAGCCCATATCATCATCATTCAATGCCCAACTCGAACCAATTCATCCCATCAAGAACCTACGAAATGATGGGAAGGGCAACTCCTGTTATAAACAATATCCCACCGCAATCAAGTCATTCACTCGACTATATGAGCGGGCGTGAAGCTGCCACTTCGTCCTTGATCCCCGATGATAtgggatggattggcttgccACCACCACATCAGAGCTCAAGTTTACAAGATCCAATGGGAAAACCATACTTGAGATCATGGAACCAATAA